One segment of Burkholderia multivorans ATCC BAA-247 DNA contains the following:
- the cpaB gene encoding Flp pilus assembly protein CpaB: MTNNLTKIIAGLLIAIAVLLGIYAWMLGRSTPRPAPVQQTIAASPVPIVIATRTLPAGQPIAADALKIQPTSPVPAGAFADASTLVGRVPARDIPASSPVVSDALVSGLAEDVQPGERAVAVRVDETNAVGNRLRPGNFVDVFLNLKREGNAMLDGEVSQTQARLLMSKVRVLAFGDATPERDSGSNTNGSNAQPSNVRIAVLAVPTAQVDALTLGEASGRLTLALRNPRDDEMAMQTVAVRTDNKLSPSALAAAGVSLQQLSGTTRTAVANVNVPPLPTRLPPAVRASAAGGSSIEVIRGGRSETVAY; the protein is encoded by the coding sequence ATGACGAACAACTTGACGAAGATCATCGCGGGGCTCCTCATCGCGATCGCGGTTCTGCTCGGCATCTATGCCTGGATGCTCGGGCGCAGCACGCCGCGTCCCGCGCCGGTACAGCAAACGATTGCTGCGAGCCCGGTGCCGATCGTCATCGCGACGCGCACGCTGCCGGCCGGGCAGCCGATCGCCGCCGACGCATTGAAAATCCAGCCGACGTCGCCCGTGCCCGCCGGCGCATTTGCCGACGCCTCCACACTCGTCGGCCGCGTGCCGGCGCGCGACATCCCGGCGTCGTCGCCGGTCGTCTCCGACGCGCTCGTATCGGGGCTCGCCGAGGACGTGCAGCCCGGCGAGCGCGCGGTGGCAGTGCGCGTCGACGAAACGAACGCGGTCGGCAACCGGCTGCGTCCCGGCAATTTCGTCGACGTGTTCCTGAACCTGAAGCGCGAAGGCAACGCGATGCTCGACGGCGAGGTGTCGCAGACGCAGGCGCGACTGTTGATGTCGAAAGTCCGTGTGCTCGCATTCGGCGACGCCACGCCCGAGCGCGACAGCGGCAGCAACACGAACGGCAGCAACGCACAGCCGAGCAACGTGCGGATTGCCGTGCTCGCCGTGCCGACCGCGCAGGTCGACGCGCTGACGCTCGGCGAGGCGAGCGGCCGGCTGACGCTCGCGCTGCGCAATCCGCGCGACGACGAAATGGCGATGCAGACGGTCGCGGTGCGCACGGACAACAAGCTGTCGCCGTCGGCGCTCGCCGCGGCGGGCGTATCGCTGCAGCAACTGTCCGGCACCACGAGAACCGCCGTCGCGAACGTGAACGTTCCGCCGCTGCCGACGCGGCTGCCGCCGGCGGTCCGCGCGAGCGCGGCCGGCGGCAGCAGCATTGAAGTGATTCGAGGCGGCCGGTCGGAAACGGTTGCGTATTGA
- a CDS encoding fimbrial protein: MNARTQSLSEPAVTDYFVCASSKESHVRWLADTLVSAGAVEGASLEPGVLAQRITGLNPALVFIDFSDGSAAASVAAAAVRAAHPGLPIVALGSLAQPESTLAALRAGVRDFIDVSASAEDALRTTRGLLANVGEPASRHGKVVALLGARAGMGVSTLAANLAVWLQKHALGPGAVAKPDAGVPAGRQTALLDLGLPAGDGALFLNTRCEFHFVDAVQNLRRIDRTFVNTALTRHRSGVALTTLPPDLGGLRDVSYASCIGLLNRFRAFFDQQVVDLGGFSNREFVTQIASSADEAWLVCDQGVASIVSAADLLTGLRDAGVDTDRLRLVVNQYDPALDLLPGQIADRLGIALVGTLPSRRVALGRAANQGRLIVDEAERDPYVRALEQLAARLPGVSGSASPSRAAPRLSALKRLIQPSSKRS, encoded by the coding sequence ATGAATGCACGAACCCAATCATTGTCTGAACCCGCCGTGACCGACTATTTCGTCTGCGCCTCGTCGAAAGAATCGCACGTCCGCTGGCTCGCCGATACGCTCGTGTCGGCCGGCGCGGTCGAAGGCGCATCGCTCGAGCCGGGCGTCCTCGCGCAGCGCATCACGGGACTCAATCCGGCGCTCGTCTTCATCGATTTCTCCGACGGCAGCGCGGCCGCGAGCGTCGCGGCGGCCGCCGTGCGCGCGGCGCATCCGGGGTTGCCGATCGTCGCGCTCGGCTCGCTGGCTCAGCCGGAAAGCACGCTCGCCGCGCTGCGCGCCGGCGTGCGCGATTTCATCGACGTGTCGGCGTCGGCCGAGGACGCGCTGCGCACGACGCGCGGGCTGCTCGCGAACGTCGGCGAGCCGGCGAGCCGCCACGGCAAGGTCGTCGCGCTGCTCGGCGCGCGCGCCGGCATGGGCGTCAGCACGCTCGCGGCGAATCTCGCGGTGTGGCTGCAGAAGCACGCGCTGGGGCCCGGCGCGGTCGCCAAGCCCGACGCCGGCGTGCCGGCCGGCCGTCAAACCGCGCTGCTCGATCTCGGCCTGCCGGCCGGCGACGGCGCGCTGTTCCTGAACACGCGCTGCGAGTTCCATTTCGTCGATGCCGTGCAGAACCTGCGCCGCATCGACCGCACCTTTGTCAACACCGCGCTCACGCGCCATCGCAGCGGCGTCGCGCTGACCACGCTGCCGCCCGACCTCGGCGGCTTGCGCGACGTGTCGTATGCGTCGTGCATCGGCCTGCTGAACCGTTTTCGCGCGTTCTTCGACCAGCAGGTCGTCGATCTCGGCGGATTCTCGAACCGCGAGTTCGTGACGCAAATTGCATCGTCCGCCGACGAGGCGTGGCTCGTCTGCGACCAGGGCGTCGCATCGATCGTGTCCGCGGCCGATCTGCTGACCGGGCTGCGCGATGCGGGCGTCGACACCGACCGCCTGCGGCTCGTCGTCAATCAGTACGATCCGGCGCTCGACCTGCTGCCCGGCCAGATCGCCGACCGGCTCGGCATTGCGCTCGTCGGGACGCTGCCGTCGCGCCGCGTCGCGCTCGGGCGTGCCGCGAACCAGGGGCGGCTGATCGTCGACGAAGCCGAGCGCGATCCGTACGTGCGCGCGCTCGAACAGCTCGCCGCGCGGCTGCCCGGCGTGTCCGGCAGCGCGAGTCCGTCGCGCGCGGCGCCGCGGCTGTCCGCGCTCAAACGTCTCATTCAACCTTCGTCCAAGCGGTCGTAA
- a CDS encoding type II and III secretion system protein family protein: MKNTLIAFAIAVWTLTFASLASAGGTIELAVGAQRQISAGRALQRVAVGDPAIADVLIMKGSRSGAVLVIAKAPGATNVMLWERGRDEPTVWNVEVVDAAAHAVLDDSTPRVNTYGGTSVLRGTAASLDAHERAVAVGKNVSGKGTVIDRSTLAGKNVVQVDVRVVEFSRSVLKQVGFNFFKQSNGFSFGSFSPGGVQSYNGGAGPGSAGYLPTLGAPVASAFNLVVNAAGRGIFADLSLLEANNLARVLAEPTLVALSGQSASFLAGGEIPVPSPQGLGSTAIQWKQYGVGLSLTPTVLSPQRIALKVAPESSQLDFVNSVTISGVAVPGITTRRADTTVELGDGESFVIGGLIDRQTMSNVSKVPLLGDLPIIGTFFKNLNYQQNDKELLIIVTPHLVAPIAKGAALPATPGQLSEQRDGPVWRSYLGGAASPDAAPGFSK; the protein is encoded by the coding sequence ATGAAAAACACCCTGATTGCTTTCGCGATTGCCGTCTGGACCCTGACCTTCGCGTCGCTCGCGAGTGCGGGCGGCACGATCGAACTCGCGGTCGGCGCGCAGCGCCAGATCTCGGCGGGCCGTGCGCTGCAACGCGTGGCGGTCGGCGATCCGGCGATCGCCGACGTGCTGATCATGAAAGGCAGCCGTTCCGGGGCCGTGCTCGTGATCGCGAAAGCGCCGGGCGCGACGAACGTGATGCTCTGGGAGCGCGGCCGCGACGAGCCGACGGTCTGGAACGTGGAAGTCGTCGACGCGGCCGCGCACGCGGTGCTCGACGATTCGACGCCGCGCGTGAACACGTACGGCGGCACGTCGGTGCTGCGCGGCACGGCGGCGTCGCTCGATGCGCACGAACGGGCGGTCGCGGTGGGCAAGAACGTGAGCGGAAAGGGGACGGTGATCGATCGCTCGACGCTGGCCGGCAAGAACGTCGTGCAGGTCGACGTGCGCGTAGTCGAATTCAGCCGCTCGGTGCTCAAGCAGGTCGGCTTCAATTTCTTCAAGCAGAGCAACGGCTTTTCGTTCGGCTCGTTCTCGCCGGGCGGCGTTCAGTCGTACAACGGCGGCGCGGGGCCCGGCTCGGCCGGCTACCTCCCGACGCTGGGCGCGCCGGTGGCGTCCGCGTTCAACCTCGTCGTCAATGCGGCGGGCCGCGGCATCTTCGCGGATCTGTCGCTGCTCGAGGCGAACAACCTCGCGCGCGTGCTCGCCGAGCCGACGCTCGTCGCGCTGTCGGGACAAAGCGCGAGCTTCCTCGCCGGCGGCGAAATTCCGGTGCCGTCGCCGCAAGGGCTCGGCTCGACGGCGATCCAGTGGAAGCAATACGGTGTCGGTCTGTCGCTGACGCCGACCGTGCTGAGCCCGCAGCGCATCGCGCTGAAGGTGGCGCCCGAATCGAGCCAGCTCGACTTCGTGAACAGCGTGACGATCAGCGGCGTCGCCGTGCCGGGCATCACGACGCGCCGCGCCGATACGACGGTCGAGCTCGGCGACGGCGAAAGCTTCGTGATCGGCGGCCTGATCGATCGCCAGACGATGTCGAACGTCAGCAAGGTGCCGCTGCTCGGCGACCTGCCGATCATCGGAACGTTCTTCAAGAATTTGAACTACCAGCAGAACGACAAGGAACTGCTGATCATCGTCACGCCGCATCTCGTTGCACCGATCGCGAAGGGCGCGGCGCTGCCCGCGACGCCGGGCCAGTTGTCGGAGCAGCGCGACGGCCCGGTGTGGCGCTCGTATCTGGGCGGCGCCGCCTCGCCGGATGCCGCACCGGGATTTTCGAAATGA
- a CDS encoding TadE/TadG family type IV pilus assembly protein, which produces MKRPGTLCGRRHQRGATAVEFAIVFPLFFVIFYAIVTFGMVFVIQQSLTFAVSEGARAGLNYAPGLGGDVTSCATASNSVTRTQNACNTTLGALGWLGSDAQHLSVAVKTAACSNGSSGSTNCLTVTASYSPLAWLATMPFVGKVLNGPLTSSAVVQIPQSML; this is translated from the coding sequence ATGAAGCGGCCAGGAACGCTTTGCGGGCGGCGGCATCAGCGCGGTGCGACGGCCGTCGAGTTCGCGATCGTGTTCCCGCTGTTTTTCGTGATCTTCTATGCGATCGTCACCTTCGGGATGGTCTTCGTCATTCAGCAGAGCCTCACTTTCGCGGTCAGCGAGGGCGCCCGGGCCGGCTTGAACTACGCGCCCGGCCTCGGTGGCGACGTCACTTCATGTGCGACCGCATCGAATTCCGTGACGCGTACGCAGAACGCGTGCAATACGACACTGGGCGCGTTGGGTTGGCTGGGCAGCGACGCGCAGCACCTGTCGGTTGCCGTCAAGACGGCCGCGTGCAGCAACGGCTCGTCGGGTTCGACGAACTGCCTGACGGTCACCGCGAGCTATTCGCCGCTTGCCTGGCTCGCGACGATGCCGTTTGTCGGGAAAGTGCTGAACGGGCCGCTGACGAGTTCCGCGGTCGTACAGATTCCGCAGTCGATGCTGTAA
- a CDS encoding Flp family type IVb pilin, producing the protein MKAIIKRFLKEETGVTAIEYGLIAGLIAVAIVAGVSSIGGSLGNMFNNLGKCITDPSNSAACTSPWTKGTSE; encoded by the coding sequence ATGAAAGCAATCATCAAGCGCTTCCTTAAGGAAGAAACCGGGGTGACCGCGATCGAATATGGGCTGATCGCGGGGTTGATCGCCGTGGCAATCGTCGCGGGCGTTTCGTCGATTGGCGGGAGCCTGGGGAACATGTTCAACAATCTCGGCAAGTGCATCACCGACCCGTCGAATAGTGCGGCGTGCACGTCTCCCTGGACTAAGGGCACGAGCGAGTAA
- a CDS encoding A24 family peptidase: MAQLIFIGAFLAWAAFVAASDVRVRRVPNSLVLGGLALAFLSAFLNANPFGISPLSATIGMLIGLIAFVPFFLLRVMGAADLKVFAVLGAWCGAHALLWLWIVASLAAGIHALVLMLVSRTPIRALWPQGQPVLMLGGHRATPYAACLVAPAAVWLVYLAVAGGGR, from the coding sequence ATGGCACAGTTAATCTTCATCGGTGCATTTCTGGCTTGGGCGGCGTTTGTCGCTGCAAGCGATGTTCGCGTTCGGCGCGTTCCGAATTCGCTCGTTCTGGGCGGACTGGCTTTGGCGTTTCTCAGTGCATTTCTGAACGCGAATCCCTTCGGCATTTCCCCGCTTTCGGCAACGATCGGCATGCTGATCGGCCTGATTGCTTTCGTCCCGTTTTTTCTGCTTCGCGTGATGGGCGCAGCAGACCTCAAGGTCTTCGCGGTACTCGGTGCCTGGTGCGGCGCGCATGCGCTGCTCTGGCTGTGGATCGTCGCGAGTCTCGCCGCCGGTATCCATGCGCTGGTGCTGATGCTGGTGTCGCGCACGCCGATTCGCGCCTTGTGGCCGCAGGGCCAGCCGGTGCTCATGCTCGGCGGCCATCGCGCCACACCGTACGCGGCCTGTCTCGTGGCGCCGGCGGCCGTGTGGCTCGTCTACCTTGCCGTGGCGGGAGGCGGTCGATGA